The genomic DNA TGAAGGTGGCGAGCGTGAGCAGCGCGAGCAGAATGCCGATGATCCAGAAGCGCACAACAACTTGCGGCTCGCTCCAGCCCTTCAGTTCAAAATGGTGATGCAGGGGCGCCATGCGAAAGATGCGCTTGCCGCCGGTGCGCCGGAAATACCAGACTTGCAGAATGACGGACAGGCTCTCCGCCACGAACATGCCGCCAATGATCGGCAGCAGCAATTCTTTCTTCACCAGAACCGCGAGCGCGCCCAGCGCGCTGCCCAGGGCGAGCGAGCCGGTGTCGCCCATGAACACCTGCGCCGGATGAGCGTTGTACCACAGAAAACCCAGCGCCGCGCCAAACAACGCGGCGCAGAAAACCGTGAGTTCGCCGGCGCCCGGCAGGAACAGGATGTTGAGATAATCGCTGAAATCCGTACGGCCGGAGACATAACTGATCAGCGCCCAGGCTGCGGCGGAGATCGCCACCAAGCCGGCGGCCAAGCCGTCGAGACCGTCAGTCAAGTTCACCGAGTTGCTGGTGGCGGTGATGATGAAGATCACCACCAGCACATACGGGATGAAACTCAGCGGATAAGCCAGGCTCAGGCCCAGGTCGAATTCGAAATTCTTGAAAAACGGCACGGTCGTGAGCGTGGCGATGCCGTCGAATTGCGGCGTAAAGTAAATGATCGTGCCGAGCACGAATCCCAGCGAGACCTGGCCGACGATCTTGTAGCGGCCATAGAGGCCCTTGGGCAGCTTCTTGACGACTTTGAGATAATCATCCACGAAGCCAACGATGCCCATCCACACCGTGGCGAGCACGACCAGCGCGACATAGATGGTGGCGCGCGCCCACAACAGCGTGGGCAGCAGCACCGCCGCCAGGATGATGAACCCGCCCATGGTGGGCGTGCCCTGTTTTTTCAAATGGGTCTGCGGGCCATCCTTGCGGACTTCCTGGCCAATCAGCCGCACGCGCAGCGCATGAATCAACCGCGGGCCTATCACGAAGCTGATCAACAACGCCGTGATCGCCGCAAAGGCCGCCCGCACCGAGATGTATTGAAACAGATTGAAGCCGGAAACATACTTGCTCAACGGATAGAGCAGATAGTACAACATGACGGCTCCTATGGTTGTGCACTCTACCGCGGCCAACCTGGTTGGGTCACCGCCTCACGCTTGCGCCGGCAGCTTTTCCAACACTTGCTCCATGGCCATGCCCCGGCTGCCTTTGAGCAGAAGCACATCCCCCTCGCGCACCGAGCGACTCACCTCATACATCAAATCGTTTTTGTCTTCAAAATGGAGCGCCCAGCAATGCTGGCCAACGGCATGCACGAGATGCCTCATTTGCGGGCCATAGGCAAACACCGCCTGGAGCGGGAGCGTGGTGATGAACTCGCCCAGTTCCCGGTGCACCATCTCGGCGCTGGCGCCCATTTCCAGCATATCGCCCAGAATCGCAAGGCGGCGGCCGTGCTCGGGTTTGGGATATTGCGCGAGAAATTCCAGCGCCGCTTTCATGGACTCGGGATTGGCATTGTAGGCGTCGTTGATGATCGTCATGCCGGCAGTGTGCAAAATCTGCATGCGCTTGGCGACGCCGGCGAAGCTCTCGAGGCCGGCCGAGATGGTGGCGGGATCGAGGCCGAGGAAATCCGCCACGGCAATCGCCGCAAGGGCGTTGCTGGCATTGTGCGCGCCCGGCACCGGCAGGCGAATTTCCCTCTCCCGCCAAGTGAGCGTCACATGGCCCTCAGGGTCAATGGCTTTGATGGTGCCGCGCACTTGCGCGGGGTTGTGCAGGCCAAAGGTGATCGTCTTCAAGCCGGAGGGATGCACTGCCACCAGCCGGTTGTCATCCGCATTCAAGAAAGCGATGCCGTCGTGCGCCTGCAGATAGGCAAACAGCTCGGTCTTGGCGCGCGCCACGCCGGCGAGATCGCCGAAAAATTCAACGTGCGCGCGACCGACATTGGTGATCAGGCCGTAGTTGGGCGCGGCGAGGTCGCACAGGCCGGCAATTTCATCGAAATGATTCGCGCCCATTTCGATCACCGCCAGCTCATGCGCGTGCGTGAGCTGCGACAACGTCAGCGGCACGCCAATGTGATTGTTGAGATTGCCACTCGTTTTGTGCACGAGATGCTTGCGCGACAACAGTGCCGCCAGCATCTCTTTGGTGGTGGTTTTGCCGTTGCTGCCGGTGAGCGCGACCACCGGCTTGCCCCAGCGCCGGCGAATGGTCCGGCCCAGGCGCTGCAAGGCCAGCAGCGGATCGTCGACGACGATGAAGTTGCCTTTGCTGCGCGGGTGGCTGCGGCGCCACGCCCTGGCCACCACGGCCGCCAGCGCCTGGCGATTGAAAACCTGCGGCAGAAAATCATGGCCGTCGAATTTATCCCCCTGCAAGGCGAAGAACAGCTCATTCACGCTGCAGGTGCGGGAATCGGTGGAGAGGGCCGCGGGCCGGGTGGCGAGCAGGCTCGCGTCGCCCACATAGGTCGCGGCTTCCTCACAGGCCCGCAGGACTTCACCCAGAGTTAGAATGATTGGCATCTCGTCATCCGATTCAAGTAATCGTCACTCTTTCCCCCGCCCAGCAGCGGTGCGTGGCACCGCCCTGCCGGGGATCAATGCACCACGGCCTCGCGGGCAACCGGCACCTCCGAGCGGCAGCGCAGCTCGCAGCGCACGCCGGAGGTGATCGGCGTGCCGGCCGGCGGGTACTGCTGCACCACTCGGCCGCTGCCGACCACGCGCGCCTCCACGTTGGCCACGGACAGCAGGCGCAGCGCCTGCCGCAGGGAAAGTCCAACCAGCGCGGGCATGGTCTGCGGCTGGCGGCGTGATTGCTCGGTTTGAAAGAGCTGCAACGTCACCGGCGAATTGCGAAACACGACGGCGCCGGGTGGCGGCAGTTGATTGAGAATGAAATCGCCTTCGCCGTCCCAGATCGGCTTGAGTTCGAGGTTTTCCAGGATTTCTTCGACCACGCTGCGATGGCGGCTGGTCAGGTCCGGTACGACGATTTTGCGGGGATCCATGATCATCTCACTGAAGTTTTCGGTTTGCTCGTGGCTGCGGTGCGCAGAGGTGACGGCACCGGCTTCCACGCCCAACATGCGCTCGGCGATACGGCGAAACGCGGGCGCGGCCACCATGGCGCCCCAGTGATCGCGGCGCGGATTTTCGATCATCACCACGATCAGATAGCGCGGCTGCTCCGCCGGAAAGAAGCCCACGAAAGACGAGAGGAAATTGCCGCTGGAGTAACCGCGGGCGTTTTCCAAAGTGCGGCGGGCGGTGCCGGTTTTGCCGGCGATGCGAACGCCGTCGATTTTGGCATTCTTGCCGGTGCCCTGCTGTACCACGCCTTCCAGCAGGTGCGTCAGCGTTGCCGACACTTCCCGGCTCAGGACGCGCCGCACGACTTCCGGCTGCTCGTCGCGCGTTACTCTTCCCTTGCTGTCGGCTATGCCGGCGATCACCCGCGGCCGCAACAGCAGGCCGCCATTCGCGACTGCGCCATAGGCCATGGCCATTTGCACCGCGGTCACGGAAACTTCATAGCCCATGGCCATGGCAGCGATCGTGTAGCCCGACCAATCACCCGGCGGCTTGAGCGTGCCGCCGGCCTCGCCCTCCAGGCCAGTGCGCGCCGGCATGCCGAAACCAAAGTCGCGCGCGTAACGATAGATCTTTTCCTTGCCCGCCAGCCGCGCCAGCTTGGTGGTGCCGATGTTGCTGGAGTTGGCCAGCACTTGCGCGACCGTGAGATTGCCGTAGCGCTCACCATGATCGGTGATGACTTTGCCGGCAAACTTGTAGGCGCCATTCTCACAGTAGATGACGTCATGGGGTTGCCGGATCTTCTCCTGCAGGACGGTGGCGAGCGTCACCAGTTTGAACGTCGAACCCGGCTCCACTTGATCGGTGACCGCGCGGTTGCGCCGCGTGGCCGGTGAATAGGCGCCGGGGTTGTTGAGATCAAAGCCCGGCTCGCAGGCCAGCGCGAGAACTTCGCCGGTGCGGGGATCAGTGATGGTCACCGTGCCGCTGCTGGCCGCGAAGAAGTCGAGGCTGGCGCGCAACTCCTCGGTGGCGATCGTCTGCAGGATGTAGTCGATGGTCAGATACACGTGCTGGCCGTGCACCGGTTGCACTTCCGGCATGGCGAGATCGGGCAGCGCGTTGCCGATCGCATCCCGCTGCAGCACGCGGCGGCCGTCCTGCCCGCGCAGCAACGAATCACACGCCAGTTCGATGCCGGAGATGCCGCGGCCGTCGACGTCGGTGAAGCCGATCAGGTGCGCGCCGATTTCCTTGTGCGGATAGCGGCGCCGGGCATCTTTTTCGAGGCGCAGGCCGGGAATCTTGCTCGCCTGAATCTTTTGGGCAAGCTCGGCGTCCACGCGACGCTTCAGCCACACGAACGGCAGATCGGTGCGCATGCGCGCCAGCAGCGCCGCGGCCGGCTCATGCAGCAGCGGCGCCAGCTTGTTGGCCAGGCTGCGGCGATCCTTCACCTGGCGGAGATCGACGCCCACGGAAATGCAGGCGTCGTTGAGCGCCAGCAGGTTTTGGTTGCGGTCATAGATAATGCCGCGTTGCGCTTCCAGCGGGATGGCGGTGTAATGCTGCGCCTTGGCGAGGTCGCGATACTTGCCGCTTTGCCAGACTTCGACATAGAGCAGCCGCAGCACGACACAGATGGCAAAGAACAAAAAAAAACCTTCGACAAAAACGACGCGGTTCAGCGGCCCGGCGACTTTCGGCTTGGGCGGCTTCCGCAGCAGCGGCACGAGGCGGGAACCTGTCGTCGGGCGCGTCCTCATTCCGGTGTGACGACAATCAGTTTGGTGGCAACCCTGGTCATGTGTAATTGCTCCCGTGCAATCTTGGCAATGCGGCCATAGCCTCCCAGTTGTTCGGCGCGCACCAGCAAACGAGTGTTCTGTTCCTGCAACTCGCGCTTCTGCGTCTCCGCGCGCGCAACGGCCACCGCCAGATCACTGACCGCCACGCGCAGCCAGATCAACAGCAGGCCGAAAAACAGCAGCAGGAAGAAGGGCGTGATCAAGGCAGCCCAGACCCGCCCCGCGCTGACGCCGGTGCGGCCGCTGCGTGGCGAGGGCTGCGCAACGCGCCGCACAGGGTGCGAGGCCACGCGCGGCCGAGGTTGGCGGCGGGCAGGCGCGCGACGCGCGATTTTGGGGCTGGCCATGGTCATCGTTTCTGGAGTACTCGCAATTTTGCGCTGCGGCTGCGGCGATTCGCCGCGATTTCCTCGGGCGTGGGTGTGATCGGCCGGGGGGTCAGCACGACGGCCAAGCTCTGCCGGCCGCACACGCACACCGGCAACTCAGGCGGGCAGGTGCAACTTCGCGCCTGGCTGCGGAAAAAGTCTTTGACGATGCGGTCTTCGAGTGAATGATAGCTGATGACGGCCAGCCGGCCGCCGGGCGCCAGGCAATCGAACGCCTGCGTGAGAAATTCGCGCAAGGCCTGCAGTTCATCATTCACTGCGATGCGCAGCGCCTGAAACACGCGCGCGATCGCTTTAATCCGATGAGGGCCGCGCACCACGCCTTCGATAATCAAGCGAAGATCAGTCGTCGTCCGGATCGTCTGCCGTCGCCGCTGTTGCACGATGGCTCGCGCGATTGCCCGGGCTTGCCTCTCTTCGCCATAGTCCCGCAGGAGACGCACCAGTTCGTCTTGTTCCAGAGCCGCCAATAGCTCCGCTGCAGTTTGGGGGAGGGAAGGGTTCAGGCGCAGATCGAGCGGACCCTCATCGAGATAACTGAAGCCACGTTCCGGCAAATCGATTTGGCGCGAGCTGATGCCGAGATCGGCGAGCACGCCCGCGACCGGCGATACTCCCATCGTTGCCAAGAGGCCTGCGATTTGCCGGAAGTTGCCGAGCTTCAAAGAACAACGCCCTGCAAATTTCGCCAGCCGCTGCTGGGCGGCGGCGAGGGATTGTGGATCGACATCTATTCCGATAAGCTGTAGCCGTGGTGGTCCAGATTCGAGCAAGGCCAAACTGTGGCCGCCATCGCCCAACGTTGCATCGACGATCATGCCGGACGGGCCGGTGAGGAGGTGGGCGACCACTTCACGCACCAGCACCGGCACGTGAAACTCGCCCTGATGTAACGTTGGCGTTTGCACTCGTCGTTTCTGCTCACGTCATCCTTTGAGACTGCCGGCGCGTCCTGCCGTCAAAAACTCGTCGTAGTGCGTTGCGTCCCACATATCAAAGAAATCGCCCATCCCGACGTAACGAATCTCCTTCGTGATCTGGGCTGACTGCAGCAGCTCGGTCGGGATGTTGATGCGACCTTGATTGTCCAGCCGAACCTGATGGCAGGTTGACAGAATGGACTGCATCTTGAAGATTCCAAGTTCGCTCTCTTCGTCGAAATTGGAAGCCATCGGCAAGATTTTCTCGCGGAAATATGAGGCGGGGTAGGCACGCAGAAAACACGCATTCTGCGTTTCCATCAGCCGCAACATGAGCGTCTTCATATCCCGAAGTTCGATGATCTCACGAATCTTGGCCGGGATCGCCGCCCGGCCTTTATCATCGAGGCTCTGTTTGAACCGGCCGTAAAACTTTGGAATGATTTCGGAGAGTTCTACCACGGCCTCAAACCCCAGTTAACCATTTCTTTCCACTTTTCCCTACTTCTATCCACTTTTGCCCAATGATAAAACAACAGCGCCTGAAAGTCAAGGTTTTTTTTAGAAATTACATTAAAATACCGCCATCCGCTTGATGTGTGAACAAAAAGACATTCTCGGCAAGACTTCTCCCCTTGCTTCTGTTAGGTTGAAATTGCAAATTGACCCGCCCGCAGGCTGCACGAGAAATCCAAACAGCGAGGTCACTGCTTGCCTGCTTCGGACTCGCAGCAAGTATCGCCTGCCTCATCATCGCAATGATCGAGCGGGCACGGCGCCTCTTCGCATCGAAGGGAACGAATATGCCTGTCGCAATTGCCGGTGAGCTGCCGGTGGGAATTGTCGCCGAGCACAGCCTGCTCACGGTTGCGGCGCAAGTGGTTGCCGCCGCAGTTGCTTTGCTGTTGTTGCTCACGGGAAGAGTTTTTCCCCACACCGCCAGAGGAATTTTCTACTTGCTGCTGGCTTGGCTGGTGGGATTCCGCTTCTTCGCGGCCACGAGTTATTTGCTCGTCCTGGTGGCCGCGGTGCTGCTGTTCGGATTGGGAGCAGCATTGTCACTCTACTGGCCGCGCGCGGCCATGGCGTTTGCCATGCTTTGGCCATTTCCATTGCTGTACTTTGCGCATCTCAGTGAAACCGGCTCCTTCAGTCCG from bacterium includes the following:
- the mraY gene encoding phospho-N-acetylmuramoyl-pentapeptide-transferase, whose translation is MLYYLLYPLSKYVSGFNLFQYISVRAAFAAITALLISFVIGPRLIHALRVRLIGQEVRKDGPQTHLKKQGTPTMGGFIILAAVLLPTLLWARATIYVALVVLATVWMGIVGFVDDYLKVVKKLPKGLYGRYKIVGQVSLGFVLGTIIYFTPQFDGIATLTTVPFFKNFEFDLGLSLAYPLSFIPYVLVVIFIITATSNSVNLTDGLDGLAAGLVAISAAAWALISYVSGRTDFSDYLNILFLPGAGELTVFCAALFGAALGFLWYNAHPAQVFMGDTGSLALGSALGALAVLVKKELLLPIIGGMFVAESLSVILQVWYFRRTGGKRIFRMAPLHHHFELKGWSEPQVVVRFWIIGILLALLTLATFKVR
- a CDS encoding UDP-N-acetylmuramoyl-tripeptide--D-alanyl-D-alanine ligase; its protein translation is MPIILTLGEVLRACEEAATYVGDASLLATRPAALSTDSRTCSVNELFFALQGDKFDGHDFLPQVFNRQALAAVVARAWRRSHPRSKGNFIVVDDPLLALQRLGRTIRRRWGKPVVALTGSNGKTTTKEMLAALLSRKHLVHKTSGNLNNHIGVPLTLSQLTHAHELAVIEMGANHFDEIAGLCDLAAPNYGLITNVGRAHVEFFGDLAGVARAKTELFAYLQAHDGIAFLNADDNRLVAVHPSGLKTITFGLHNPAQVRGTIKAIDPEGHVTLTWREREIRLPVPGAHNASNALAAIAVADFLGLDPATISAGLESFAGVAKRMQILHTAGMTIINDAYNANPESMKAALEFLAQYPKPEHGRRLAILGDMLEMGASAEMVHRELGEFITTLPLQAVFAYGPQMRHLVHAVGQHCWALHFEDKNDLMYEVSRSVREGDVLLLKGSRGMAMEQVLEKLPAQA
- a CDS encoding PASTA domain-containing protein translates to MPLLRKPPKPKVAGPLNRVVFVEGFFLFFAICVVLRLLYVEVWQSGKYRDLAKAQHYTAIPLEAQRGIIYDRNQNLLALNDACISVGVDLRQVKDRRSLANKLAPLLHEPAAALLARMRTDLPFVWLKRRVDAELAQKIQASKIPGLRLEKDARRRYPHKEIGAHLIGFTDVDGRGISGIELACDSLLRGQDGRRVLQRDAIGNALPDLAMPEVQPVHGQHVYLTIDYILQTIATEELRASLDFFAASSGTVTITDPRTGEVLALACEPGFDLNNPGAYSPATRRNRAVTDQVEPGSTFKLVTLATVLQEKIRQPHDVIYCENGAYKFAGKVITDHGERYGNLTVAQVLANSSNIGTTKLARLAGKEKIYRYARDFGFGMPARTGLEGEAGGTLKPPGDWSGYTIAAMAMGYEVSVTAVQMAMAYGAVANGGLLLRPRVIAGIADSKGRVTRDEQPEVVRRVLSREVSATLTHLLEGVVQQGTGKNAKIDGVRIAGKTGTARRTLENARGYSSGNFLSSFVGFFPAEQPRYLIVVMIENPRRDHWGAMVAAPAFRRIAERMLGVEAGAVTSAHRSHEQTENFSEMIMDPRKIVVPDLTSRHRSVVEEILENLELKPIWDGEGDFILNQLPPPGAVVFRNSPVTLQLFQTEQSRRQPQTMPALVGLSLRQALRLLSVANVEARVVGSGRVVQQYPPAGTPITSGVRCELRCRSEVPVAREAVVH
- a CDS encoding cell division protein FtsL, with protein sequence MASPKIARRAPARRQPRPRVASHPVRRVAQPSPRSGRTGVSAGRVWAALITPFFLLLFFGLLLIWLRVAVSDLAVAVARAETQKRELQEQNTRLLVRAEQLGGYGRIAKIAREQLHMTRVATKLIVVTPE
- the rsmH gene encoding 16S rRNA (cytosine(1402)-N(4))-methyltransferase RsmH, with the protein product MQTPTLHQGEFHVPVLVREVVAHLLTGPSGMIVDATLGDGGHSLALLESGPPRLQLIGIDVDPQSLAAAQQRLAKFAGRCSLKLGNFRQIAGLLATMGVSPVAGVLADLGISSRQIDLPERGFSYLDEGPLDLRLNPSLPQTAAELLAALEQDELVRLLRDYGEERQARAIARAIVQQRRRQTIRTTTDLRLIIEGVVRGPHRIKAIARVFQALRIAVNDELQALREFLTQAFDCLAPGGRLAVISYHSLEDRIVKDFFRSQARSCTCPPELPVCVCGRQSLAVVLTPRPITPTPEEIAANRRSRSAKLRVLQKR